A stretch of DNA from Bradyrhizobium algeriense:
TTGCGCCACCGCCTCGACCTGGGTGCCGACATTGAATACCTGCGGCTTCAGCGGCTGCTTGCGGGCGAACGCCAGCAACTGCCCGGTCAGCTTGGAGGCGCGCTCCACGGTCTCTGCAATAGCGTCGATGTAGCGCCGGCGCCGCTCTTCCGGCAGTTCGCGGCGGCGCAGGAAGTCGGTCGCGGAGCGGATGATGGTCAACAGATTATTGAAATCGTGCGCCACGCCGCCGGTCAATTGTCCGACCGCTTCCATCTTCTGCGACTGGCGCAGCGCTTCCTCGCCCAGGCGGCGCTCGGTGATGTCGACGGCGTCGGGCACCGCGCCGACGATCGCGCCGTGCTGATCGCGCAACGGGCGCATCACGAAGTCGAAATAACGCTCGCCGATCGGCAGGCATAGTCGCATTTCGATCTGGGCTTCTTCGCCCCGCATCACGGCCATGAAGGCGTCCCGGACGGCGTCGCGCATGCCTTCGGTGCCGGAAAACCACGGCGTTTCCCAGAACGGCTTGCCGACCACGTCGCCGGCGTCACAGCAGATTCCGGCAAGCGCGGTCTTGTTGGCATACAGGAGATCGCCGTGCTGGTTCAAAAGCCCCTGATACTGATGGCTGGTTTCCAGGATCGCGCGCATCTGGGCTTCGCTGGATTCCAGCTGCGCCGTCCGCTCGGTGATCCGCAATTCGAGGATGTCGTTCAGCCGGCGAAGATCGTGCTCGGCCTGTTTGGCTGATGTGATGTCGTGGGCGACACCGATGAAGCCGATGTGGGCGCCGGTCGGATCCCAGCGCGGCAGGGATTCCGATCGCATCCATCGCCAGTCGCCGTCGGCGCGCTGGTAGCGGGCTTCCAGCGTGAACGGCTTGAGCGAGGCCTCGCCCGCGGCCAATTCCTTCAGGAAACGGGGCAGGTCGTCCGGATGCAGCATCTTGCGCCAGTCGTACACGATGGCTTCCTCGAACGGCAGCCCGAGAAAATCGAGATAGGCCTGGTTGAGAAAAGAGCGGGTGCGGTCGAGCTTGGTGACCCAGATCGGCACCGGCGCGCTGTTGGCGATCAGGCGGAAGCGCTCCTCGCTTTCGCGCAAGGTTGCCTGCGCCAGCATTTGAGCAGTGACGTCGCAATCGGCGCCGACCAGGCGCAGCGCACGGCCATCAGGGTCGCGCTCGATCTTGGCGACGACGCGGATCCAGCGGGTCGCGCCGTCATTCGGTCGCACGATGCGGTATACGGCCGAATAGTCCTCGCTCTCGCTCTTCAGTACGCCGAACAAATGCTGGACCGTTAGCTCGCGATCCTCGGGATGGATTCGGCTGACCCATTCCTCGTAGGTTTCGTTGGTCGCCTCGGGCGGCAAGCCGTGAACCAGCAGATATTCGGGGGAGCGGCGGTTCTTGACGCCGTCGCGGAAATCGATTTCGAGACCGCCGACGCCGGCGATGCGCTGAATCCGCGCCAGCTCGGCTTCGCGTTCCTGCAGGGCGCGATGAGCCCGATCGCGTTCGCTCGCGATTTGCTGGAGATGTCGCCGCAAGCGATCAGCGGCAGCTTCAGGCAGAACGTTTGAAGTGTCGGAAGGGGTCATGCGCGCCAGCAACCTCTGGCGGTACTCTCACACAGGAGCCGGCGGCTTTGCCAGCTTCATTTGCTCTTTGTTGCCGCGCGGCAGTTATAGGCCCTGCGGAACCCGGCGGCCTGCGCGTCTTCCTCGGAACAAAACCAGCGATCCGGCTTGGTCAGTCCCGGATAGGAGCGGCACATCTGCAGGTGGTAGATGCCGAGGTTCCCGGTGACGCGCGCGCGGACGGCGTATTTGCCCTTGATGTTGCAGCCCGCCGGCATCACGAGATCCTCTGGGAACAGGGCCTCGCGGATTTCGCGGTCGCGATCGGTACGGCACGCGGCGCCGAGCAGGGCGCCGTCCTTCTTGCCGGCGCGGAACTCGCGTGGCGCGGCGAAGCAGCCTTTCCACAATCCCTGGCGGTCTTCCCTGGCGCGGGCCTCGTCTACCTGGAAGCGGCCGCTGGCGGCGGCTTCGACATTCAAGGCAAAGCCGTTGCGGACCAGCAACTGGCTGAGACTTGTCGTTTCACCCTCGATCTTGCAGACGCCGATGCGCCGTTTCTTGTAGGCGGGATCGGGGCCGAGATCGTCGCAGCGGACCTGTTTACCGCCGATCAGTTTTGTCAGTTGATCGCGCGCCTCGATCCCGCAGGTCCAGCTATCGGCGTGTTCGTCGATGCAGAGCTGGTCGACGGTCGGGACATCGATGCCGTCGAGCCGGTAGGTGACATTGCCAAGCTGAAGCGTGCCGCCATCCCGAACGACGGCGGTGGTGGCCGAACTCTGGCTGGCCGGAAGTACGATCGATAGCAACGCCGCAACCAGAAAAATTTGTGACCGCATCTGTTTCACTTTAAATAGATTTTGCACCGATGCGTTCTAGCACATGCTGGCGTCAATGAACCAAGCGCGGCGGCCCTACGCCTCTCTGACGTCTATTCCTCGGGCGCTCAAGGCCTCGAAGAGAGCTTCAATGATTTCGGGCTCAGGCCTGTCGGCAGATGACGGCACGAGCTCGTCAATTTGGTCAAATGTGATGAACCCATGCTGGTCGCCGATTTCAATCGCTTTTCTGATGATCGCCGATAAATCCATTTGATCGTCCTCCCGATATTGTAGCTCCTACATCAAGGGGATGAGAGCATCATTGACTTCGTGAGAACAAAATAGGAACATAGGTGCCGT
This window harbors:
- a CDS encoding PAS domain-containing protein codes for the protein MTPSDTSNVLPEAAADRLRRHLQQIASERDRAHRALQEREAELARIQRIAGVGGLEIDFRDGVKNRRSPEYLLVHGLPPEATNETYEEWVSRIHPEDRELTVQHLFGVLKSESEDYSAVYRIVRPNDGATRWIRVVAKIERDPDGRALRLVGADCDVTAQMLAQATLRESEERFRLIANSAPVPIWVTKLDRTRSFLNQAYLDFLGLPFEEAIVYDWRKMLHPDDLPRFLKELAAGEASLKPFTLEARYQRADGDWRWMRSESLPRWDPTGAHIGFIGVAHDITSAKQAEHDLRRLNDILELRITERTAQLESSEAQMRAILETSHQYQGLLNQHGDLLYANKTALAGICCDAGDVVGKPFWETPWFSGTEGMRDAVRDAFMAVMRGEEAQIEMRLCLPIGERYFDFVMRPLRDQHGAIVGAVPDAVDITERRLGEEALRQSQKMEAVGQLTGGVAHDFNNLLTIIRSATDFLRRRELPEERRRRYIDAIAETVERASKLTGQLLAFARKQPLKPQVFNVGTQVEAVAQLIRPLVGARVRIDLDIADLHCFAIADIAQFETALMNLAVNSRDAMNSEGRLIIRVRKVDVIPPLRAQPARDGDFVAITVTDTGCGIASELLETIFEPFFTTKEVGKGTGLGLSQAFGFAKQSDGDIAVASEPGLGATFTIYLPQAAMPADAVEAAATGSEPAARGRGYRVLVVEDNDDVGQFSTELLEDLGYTVRRVASADAALAILAEDEFSADLVFSDVIMPGMNGVELAGIVRERYPGLPVVLTSGYSNVLAENAHRGFELIQKPYSVELLSRILRKAISEARPQEA
- a CDS encoding thermonuclease family protein, which translates into the protein MRSQIFLVAALLSIVLPASQSSATTAVVRDGGTLQLGNVTYRLDGIDVPTVDQLCIDEHADSWTCGIEARDQLTKLIGGKQVRCDDLGPDPAYKKRRIGVCKIEGETTSLSQLLVRNGFALNVEAAASGRFQVDEARAREDRQGLWKGCFAAPREFRAGKKDGALLGAACRTDRDREIREALFPEDLVMPAGCNIKGKYAVRARVTGNLGIYHLQMCRSYPGLTKPDRWFCSEEDAQAAGFRRAYNCRAATKSK
- a CDS encoding RNA polymerase sigma factor region1.1 domain-containing protein, which produces MDLSAIIRKAIEIGDQHGFITFDQIDELVPSSADRPEPEIIEALFEALSARGIDVREA